Proteins encoded within one genomic window of Cellulomonas xiejunii:
- a CDS encoding AAA family ATPase, which translates to MTDAPARPQLGAHDIAVDRERVRRRRVIRLCLVVLALEAYVVWSALTGRPLVVLPDVDPMILAPVLFFVALIALLVGTQVGAGRSPHVTYRPEQVDVTLDDVVGIDPIVDDVRRSIDLFQTHRRFADQMGGTPRRGILFEGPPGTGKTLTAKAMAAEAGVPFLFVSATSFQSMYYGATARKIRTYFKALRTAARKEGGAIGFIEEIDAIALRRGGLLGSDPTAAFVALPSPAAMLTGQGTGVVRNAMISEGTGGVVNELLVQMQSFDEPVGADKLYNRLVAAVNLLLPPHRQIMQRRPTRAPILLIAATNRADHLDPALLRPGRFDRRLTFNPPDAHGRRALVDHFLARRSHHPELDEPVVRDRVAAATSGWTPVMVEHLLDEALVNALRRGDDAMSFVDVEQARITELVGLGHPVTYTKGERDLIATHEAGHAVTAWLVAPNRNLEVLTIVKRGSALGLLAHGDCEEVYTHTQYDLRALVQIAMGGWVAEELFFGQTTTGPASDLAAATRTAAQMVGAAGMTGSLVSFAATDRDLVSAVIGDHAARAQLEEVLDSARATVRRLLASNRDLVEALRDALLERHELVGEEITGVLEKAVTARPDGVRPASPGEHLRIA; encoded by the coding sequence GTGACCGACGCCCCCGCACGCCCCCAGCTCGGCGCGCACGACATCGCCGTCGACCGTGAGCGGGTGCGCCGTCGGCGCGTGATCCGGCTGTGCCTCGTCGTGCTCGCCCTTGAGGCGTACGTGGTGTGGTCGGCGCTGACCGGGCGCCCGCTGGTCGTGCTGCCGGACGTCGACCCGATGATCCTCGCGCCCGTCCTGTTCTTCGTCGCGCTGATCGCGCTGCTCGTGGGGACCCAGGTGGGTGCCGGGCGCTCGCCGCACGTCACGTACCGGCCGGAGCAGGTCGACGTCACGCTGGACGACGTGGTCGGCATCGACCCGATCGTCGACGACGTGCGGCGCTCCATCGACCTCTTCCAGACGCACCGCCGGTTCGCCGACCAGATGGGCGGCACTCCGCGGCGCGGAATCCTCTTCGAGGGCCCCCCGGGGACCGGCAAGACGCTGACGGCCAAGGCGATGGCCGCCGAGGCCGGCGTGCCGTTCCTGTTCGTCTCCGCGACGAGCTTCCAGTCGATGTACTACGGCGCGACGGCCCGCAAGATCCGCACCTACTTCAAGGCGCTGCGCACCGCGGCCCGCAAGGAGGGCGGCGCGATCGGGTTCATCGAGGAGATCGACGCGATCGCGCTGCGTCGCGGCGGACTGCTGGGCTCGGACCCGACCGCCGCGTTCGTGGCGCTGCCGTCGCCGGCGGCGATGCTGACGGGCCAGGGCACCGGGGTCGTGCGCAACGCGATGATCTCCGAGGGCACGGGTGGCGTGGTCAACGAGCTGCTGGTGCAGATGCAGTCGTTCGACGAGCCCGTGGGCGCCGACAAGCTCTACAACCGCCTCGTCGCGGCCGTGAACCTGCTGCTGCCGCCGCACCGCCAGATCATGCAGCGCCGCCCCACGCGCGCCCCGATCCTGCTCATCGCCGCGACCAACCGCGCCGACCACCTCGACCCGGCGCTCCTGCGCCCGGGCCGCTTCGACCGGCGGCTCACGTTCAACCCGCCGGACGCGCACGGGCGGCGGGCGCTCGTCGACCACTTCCTCGCCCGGCGCTCACACCACCCCGAGCTCGACGAGCCCGTCGTGCGCGACCGGGTCGCAGCCGCCACCAGCGGCTGGACGCCCGTGATGGTCGAGCACCTGCTGGACGAGGCGCTGGTCAACGCGCTGCGCCGCGGCGACGACGCGATGTCGTTCGTCGACGTGGAGCAGGCGCGCATCACCGAGCTCGTCGGCCTGGGCCACCCCGTGACGTACACGAAGGGCGAGCGCGATCTCATCGCCACGCACGAGGCCGGGCACGCCGTCACCGCGTGGCTCGTGGCGCCCAACCGGAACCTCGAGGTCCTGACGATCGTCAAGCGCGGCTCGGCGCTGGGCCTGCTCGCGCACGGTGACTGCGAGGAGGTCTACACCCACACGCAGTACGACCTGCGGGCGCTCGTGCAGATCGCGATGGGCGGGTGGGTCGCGGAGGAGCTGTTCTTCGGTCAGACCACCACCGGGCCGGCCTCCGACCTCGCGGCGGCCACCCGCACGGCGGCGCAGATGGTCGGTGCGGCGGGTATGACGGGGTCGCTGGTGTCGTTCGCGGCGACCGACCGCGACCTGGTCTCGGCGGTCATCGGGGACCACGCGGCGAGGGCGCAGCTGGAGGAGGTCCTGGACAGCGCGCGGGCCACCGTGCGGCGGTTGCTCGCGAGCAACCGGGACCTCGTCGAGGCCCTGCGGGACGCGCTCCTGGAGCGGCACGAGCTGGTGGGCGAGGAGATCACGGGGGTGCTCGAGAAGGCGGTCACCGCGCGGCCCGACGGGGTCCGGCCGGCGTCGCCGGGTGAGCACCTGCGAATCGCCTGA
- a CDS encoding chemotaxis protein CheW: protein MSAVTWHRRPTTVALPLRTRLRHLNETIRWAPAPYFEGTARQRLRYVGYVLGSMLAWTVGGLVVVAALGRALTSF, encoded by the coding sequence GTGTCCGCCGTCACCTGGCATCGTCGTCCGACGACCGTTGCCCTGCCCCTGCGCACCCGTCTGCGCCACCTCAACGAGACCATCCGCTGGGCCCCCGCCCCGTACTTCGAGGGCACCGCCCGCCAGCGTCTGCGTTACGTCGGCTACGTCCTGGGCTCGATGCTCGCCTGGACGGTCGGCGGACTGGTCGTCGTCGCGGCCCTCGGCCGCGCGCTCACCTCGTTCTGA
- the nrdH gene encoding glutaredoxin-like protein NrdH, with translation MTITVYSKPACVQCTATYRALDKLGHDYTVVDISEDADARDYVMSLGHLQAPVVVVGGENWSGYRPDRIKALAEKLATQVA, from the coding sequence ATGACCATCACGGTGTACAGCAAGCCGGCCTGCGTTCAGTGCACGGCGACGTACCGCGCCCTCGACAAGCTCGGCCACGACTACACGGTCGTCGACATCTCGGAGGACGCCGACGCACGTGACTACGTCATGTCGCTCGGGCACCTCCAGGCGCCGGTCGTCGTCGTCGGCGGGGAGAACTGGTCGGGCTACCGCCCCGACCGCATCAAGGCACTCGCGGAGAAGCTGGCGACGCAGGTCGCCTGA
- the nrdI gene encoding class Ib ribonucleoside-diphosphate reductase assembly flavoprotein NrdI yields MAQLVYFSSASDNTHRFVEKLGLSAQRIPLRPADGFLRVSEPYVLVVPTYGGGNEGGAVPRQVVKFLNDEDNRALIRGVIAAGNTNFGEAYCIAGDIVARKCHVPYLYAFELMGTTEDVNRVREGLGRFWQRQSQIPA; encoded by the coding sequence GTGGCACAGCTCGTCTACTTCTCCTCCGCGTCCGACAACACGCACCGCTTCGTCGAGAAGCTCGGACTGTCGGCGCAGCGCATCCCGCTGCGACCGGCGGACGGCTTCCTGCGCGTCAGTGAGCCGTACGTGCTCGTCGTCCCCACGTACGGCGGGGGCAACGAAGGGGGCGCCGTACCGCGTCAGGTCGTCAAGTTCCTCAACGACGAGGACAACCGTGCGCTGATCCGCGGCGTCATCGCGGCCGGCAACACGAACTTCGGAGAGGCGTACTGCATCGCGGGCGACATCGTGGCCCGCAAGTGCCACGTGCCCTACCTGTACGCCTTCGAGCTCATGGGAACAACTGAGGACGTCAACCGCGTCCGCGAGGGATTGGGAAGATTTTGGCAGCGACAGTCACAGATACCCGCGTAG
- the nrdE gene encoding class 1b ribonucleoside-diphosphate reductase subunit alpha has product MAATVTDTRVEQTGLDYHALNAMLNLYDADGKIQFDADRQAAREFFLQHVNQNTVFFHDLDEKLDYLVENRYYDPAVLAQYDRAFIKSLFQHAYSKKFRFQTFLGAFKYYTSYTLKTFDGKRYLERFEDRVCMVALSLAEGDEAFATSLVDEIVSGRFQPATPTFLNLGKAQRGEPVSCFLLRIEDNMESIARGINSALQLSKRGGGVALLLSNIREHGAPIKHIENQSSGVIPVMKLLEDSFSYANQLGARQGAGAVYLHAHHPDIYRFLDTKRENADEKIRIKTLSLGVVIPDITFDLAKKNEPMYLFSPYDVERVYGVPFADVNVSEKYYEMVDDGRIRKTKINAREFFQTLAEIQFESGYPYVMFEDTVNRANPIEGKITHSNLCSEILQVSTPSTYNEDLSYAEVGRDISCNLGSMNIALSMDSPDLGKTVETAIRALTAVSDQTSIESVPSIKKANAGGHAIGLGQMNLHGYLARERIFYGSDEGLDFTNMYFYTVAYHAIRASNLLAQERGSAFYGFEKSTYATGEYFTKYVEKEWKPRTARVQALFDEAGVRIPTQDDWRLLAALVAEHGLYNQNLQAVPPTGSISYINHSTSSIHPIASKIEIRKEGKIGRVYYPAPFMTNDNLEYYQDAYEIGFEKVIDTYAEATQHVDQGLSLTLFFKDTATTRDLNKAQIYAWKKGIKTIYYIRLRQMALEGTEVEGCVSCML; this is encoded by the coding sequence TTGGCAGCGACAGTCACAGATACCCGCGTAGAGCAGACGGGGCTGGACTACCACGCCCTCAACGCGATGCTCAACCTGTACGACGCGGACGGGAAGATCCAGTTCGACGCCGACCGGCAGGCTGCGCGGGAGTTCTTCCTGCAGCACGTCAACCAGAACACGGTCTTCTTCCACGACCTGGACGAGAAGCTCGACTACCTCGTCGAGAACCGGTACTACGACCCCGCGGTGCTCGCGCAGTACGACCGTGCGTTCATCAAGTCGCTCTTCCAGCACGCGTACTCGAAGAAGTTCCGCTTCCAGACGTTCCTCGGCGCGTTCAAGTACTACACGTCGTACACGCTCAAGACGTTCGACGGCAAGCGGTACCTGGAGCGCTTCGAGGACCGCGTGTGCATGGTGGCGCTGTCCCTGGCCGAGGGCGACGAGGCCTTCGCGACCAGCCTCGTCGACGAGATCGTCTCCGGCCGCTTCCAGCCCGCGACGCCCACGTTCCTCAACCTCGGCAAGGCGCAGCGCGGCGAGCCCGTCTCCTGCTTCCTGCTGCGCATCGAGGACAACATGGAGTCCATCGCGCGCGGCATCAACTCCGCGCTGCAGCTCTCCAAGCGCGGTGGCGGCGTGGCGCTGCTGCTGTCGAACATCCGCGAGCACGGTGCGCCCATCAAGCACATCGAGAACCAGTCCTCCGGTGTCATCCCCGTGATGAAGCTGCTCGAGGACTCGTTCAGCTACGCCAACCAGCTCGGTGCGCGTCAGGGCGCCGGCGCGGTGTACCTGCACGCGCACCACCCGGACATCTACCGCTTCCTCGACACCAAGCGCGAGAACGCGGACGAGAAGATCCGCATCAAGACGCTGTCGCTGGGCGTCGTCATCCCGGACATCACGTTCGACCTGGCGAAGAAGAACGAGCCGATGTACCTCTTCTCGCCGTACGACGTCGAGCGCGTCTACGGCGTGCCGTTCGCCGACGTGAACGTCTCGGAGAAGTACTACGAGATGGTCGACGACGGGCGCATCCGCAAGACCAAGATCAACGCGCGCGAGTTCTTCCAGACGCTCGCGGAGATCCAGTTCGAGTCCGGGTACCCGTACGTCATGTTCGAGGACACGGTGAACCGGGCCAACCCCATCGAGGGCAAGATCACGCACTCGAACCTGTGCTCGGAGATCCTGCAGGTCTCGACGCCGTCGACGTACAACGAGGACCTGTCCTACGCCGAGGTCGGCCGCGACATCTCCTGCAACCTGGGCTCGATGAACATCGCCCTGTCGATGGACTCCCCGGACCTGGGCAAGACCGTCGAGACCGCGATCCGCGCACTGACGGCCGTGTCCGACCAGACGAGCATCGAGTCGGTGCCGTCGATCAAGAAGGCCAACGCCGGCGGGCACGCCATCGGCCTGGGGCAGATGAACCTGCACGGGTACCTGGCGCGCGAGCGGATCTTCTACGGGTCCGACGAGGGCCTGGACTTCACGAACATGTACTTCTACACGGTCGCGTACCACGCGATCCGTGCGTCGAACCTGCTCGCGCAGGAGCGTGGCTCGGCGTTCTACGGGTTCGAGAAGTCGACGTACGCGACCGGCGAGTACTTCACCAAGTACGTCGAGAAGGAGTGGAAGCCGCGCACCGCGCGCGTCCAGGCCCTGTTCGACGAGGCCGGCGTGCGCATCCCCACGCAGGACGACTGGCGTCTGCTGGCGGCCCTGGTCGCCGAGCACGGCCTGTACAACCAGAACCTGCAGGCCGTCCCGCCGACGGGCTCGATCTCCTACATCAACCACTCGACGAGCTCGATCCACCCGATCGCGTCGAAGATCGAGATCCGCAAGGAGGGCAAGATCGGGCGCGTCTACTACCCGGCGCCCTTCATGACGAACGACAACCTGGAGTACTACCAGGACGCGTACGAGATCGGCTTCGAGAAGGTCATCGACACGTACGCCGAGGCGACGCAGCACGTCGACCAGGGCCTGTCGCTCACGCTCTTCTTCAAGGACACCGCCACCACGCGCGACCTGAACAAGGCGCAGATCTACGCGTGGAAGAAGGGCATCAAGACCATCTACTACATCCGCCTGCGGCAGATGGCACTCGAGGGCACCGAGGTGGAGGGCTGCGTCAGCTGCATGCTGTGA
- the nrdF gene encoding class 1b ribonucleoside-diphosphate reductase subunit beta yields MSPTGKIKLVDRVSAINWNRLQDEKDAEVWDRLVGNFWLPEKVPVSNDIQSWATLTEAEKTMTTRVFTGLTLLDTIQGTVGAVSLIPDALTPHEEAVYTNIAFMESVHAKSYSSIFSTLISTKEIDEAFRWSEENPNLQRKAEIVLDYYRGDDPLKRKVASTMLESFLFYSGFYAPMYWASRAKLTNTADLIRLIIRDEAVHGYYIGYKYQKGLELVSPAERAELKEYTFNLLFELYDNEVEYTQDLYDDLGLTEDVKKFLRYNANKALMNLGYEALFPRDETDVNPAILSALSPNADENHDFFSGSGSSYVIGKAVNTEDDDWDF; encoded by the coding sequence ATGAGCCCCACTGGCAAGATCAAGCTGGTCGACCGGGTATCGGCGATCAACTGGAACCGGCTGCAGGACGAGAAGGACGCCGAGGTCTGGGACCGCCTCGTCGGCAACTTCTGGCTGCCGGAGAAGGTGCCGGTCTCCAACGACATCCAGTCCTGGGCGACCCTCACCGAGGCCGAGAAGACGATGACGACCCGCGTCTTCACGGGCCTGACGCTGCTGGACACCATCCAGGGCACGGTCGGAGCGGTCAGCCTCATCCCCGACGCGCTGACCCCGCACGAGGAGGCCGTCTACACGAACATCGCGTTCATGGAGTCGGTGCACGCCAAGTCGTACTCCTCGATCTTCTCCACGCTGATCTCCACCAAGGAGATCGACGAGGCGTTCCGCTGGTCGGAGGAGAACCCGAACCTGCAGCGCAAGGCCGAGATCGTCCTCGACTACTACCGCGGCGACGACCCGCTCAAGCGCAAGGTCGCCTCGACGATGCTCGAGTCGTTCCTGTTCTACTCGGGCTTCTACGCGCCCATGTACTGGGCGTCGCGCGCCAAGCTGACGAACACGGCCGACCTGATCCGCCTGATCATCCGCGACGAGGCCGTGCACGGGTACTACATCGGCTACAAGTACCAGAAGGGCCTGGAGCTGGTGTCCCCGGCCGAGCGCGCCGAGCTCAAGGAGTACACGTTCAACCTGCTCTTCGAGCTGTACGACAACGAGGTGGAGTACACGCAGGACCTCTACGACGACCTCGGGCTGACCGAGGACGTCAAGAAGTTCCTGCGCTACAACGCCAACAAGGCGCTGATGAACCTCGGCTACGAGGCGCTGTTCCCGCGCGACGAGACGGACGTCAACCCGGCGATCCTGTCCGCGCTGAGCCCCAACGCGGACGAGAACCACGACTTCTTCTCCGGGTCGGGCTCCTCGTACGTCATCGGCAAGGCCGTCAACACCGAGGACGACGACTGGGACTTCTGA
- a CDS encoding alpha/beta fold hydrolase, translating into MSAGTHHRTVTVNGLDVFYREAGPQDAPVILLLHGYPTSSHMFRHLIPALSDTYRVIAPDHIGFGRSSAPSTDEFDYTFDALADVTATFVKALGLTRYTVYVQDYGAPIAWRLALADPTAVEGVISQNGNAYEDGFVPDFWEPIWADAAHRTATTRDALRPALGRAAVEWQYTHGVPDPSLVDPDAWEHDITLLQRPGQDAVQLDLFRDYASNRDLYPELHDWLRTSGVPVLAIWGRNDEIFAAAGAEAFRRDVPGARVELLDGGHFLLETHLDEVAASIRDWRSTF; encoded by the coding sequence ATGAGCGCCGGAACGCACCACCGGACCGTCACCGTCAACGGGCTCGACGTCTTCTACCGCGAGGCCGGGCCGCAGGACGCCCCGGTGATCCTGCTCCTGCACGGGTACCCGACGAGCTCGCACATGTTCCGCCACCTCATCCCGGCGCTGTCGGACACGTACCGCGTCATCGCCCCGGACCACATCGGGTTCGGCCGCTCGTCGGCACCGTCCACCGACGAGTTCGACTACACGTTCGACGCCCTCGCCGACGTGACCGCCACGTTCGTCAAGGCACTCGGGCTCACCCGGTACACCGTCTACGTCCAGGACTACGGCGCGCCGATCGCGTGGCGTCTCGCGCTGGCCGACCCCACCGCGGTCGAGGGCGTCATCTCGCAGAACGGCAACGCCTACGAGGACGGCTTCGTCCCGGACTTCTGGGAGCCGATCTGGGCGGACGCGGCCCACCGCACGGCAACGACACGGGACGCGCTGCGTCCGGCCCTGGGCCGGGCCGCCGTCGAGTGGCAGTACACGCACGGCGTGCCGGACCCCTCCCTCGTCGACCCCGACGCCTGGGAGCACGACATCACGCTGCTGCAGCGGCCCGGCCAGGACGCCGTGCAGCTCGACCTCTTCCGCGACTACGCGAGCAACCGCGACCTCTACCCCGAGCTGCACGACTGGCTCCGCACGTCCGGGGTCCCGGTGCTCGCCATCTGGGGACGCAACGACGAGATCTTCGCGGCGGCCGGCGCCGAGGCCTTCCGCCGCGACGTACCGGGCGCGCGCGTCGAGCTCCTCGACGGGGGCCACTTCCTCCTCGAGACACACCTCGACGAGGTGGCCGCGTCGATCCGGGACTGGCGCAGCACCTTCTAG
- a CDS encoding CGNR zinc finger domain-containing protein, producing MLEDEDLLLDVLNSSPVVDGAVTEQLDGAQGQQLATRFGGTGSDVELRALRRARAAVHAAVRGQGDAPQQLSAAIGVAVIVPQVTATGIDWDLRAPADERLAARTVLAWARVQQELPGRLRPCANDECNLFLVDHSRPGTAKWCSMATCGNRMKARAHAQRERLSGRV from the coding sequence ATGCTCGAGGACGAGGACCTGCTCCTGGACGTGCTCAACAGCAGCCCGGTGGTCGACGGCGCCGTCACCGAGCAGCTCGACGGGGCGCAGGGGCAACAGCTCGCCACCCGGTTCGGGGGCACGGGCTCGGACGTCGAGCTCCGTGCGCTGCGGCGCGCCCGTGCGGCGGTGCACGCGGCCGTCCGCGGGCAGGGCGACGCGCCGCAGCAGCTGTCCGCCGCCATCGGCGTCGCCGTCATCGTGCCGCAGGTGACCGCCACGGGGATCGACTGGGACCTGCGTGCCCCGGCCGACGAGCGGCTCGCGGCACGCACCGTCCTCGCGTGGGCGCGGGTCCAGCAGGAGCTCCCGGGCCGTTTGCGTCCCTGCGCCAACGACGAGTGCAACCTCTTCCTCGTCGACCACAGCCGTCCCGGCACTGCGAAGTGGTGCTCGATGGCGACGTGCGGGAACCGCATGAAGGCCCGCGCGCACGCGCAGCGCGAGCGGCTCAGCGGTCGCGTGTGA
- a CDS encoding alpha/beta fold hydrolase, whose protein sequence is MSGPTEVGFEGADGTALVAHITGAGEPLVCLPGGPMQASSYLGDLGGLAAHRSLLLLDPRGTGGSGVPADVATYRCDRQVDDLEALRRHRGADRLDLLAHSAGAAIAVLYAARYPERVGSLVLVAPSPRVVGVEVTDADRRAVAEQRRDEPWFPTAWAAFERIWSGDATVADVDAITPFLHGRWDEERRDLLPALDAGRNDEAAAAYYDLDLDVDGTRAALGALRAPVLLVAGELDVALPPARAADYAALFPDATLAVQPGAGHYPWLDDPERFVSAVSGFRPR, encoded by the coding sequence GTGAGCGGGCCGACCGAGGTCGGCTTCGAGGGAGCTGACGGCACGGCGCTCGTCGCGCACATCACCGGTGCGGGGGAGCCGCTCGTCTGCCTGCCCGGTGGTCCGATGCAGGCGTCGTCCTACCTGGGTGACCTCGGCGGCCTGGCGGCGCACCGTTCCCTGCTGCTGCTCGACCCGCGAGGGACGGGCGGGTCCGGCGTCCCGGCGGACGTCGCCACCTACCGCTGCGACCGTCAGGTCGACGACCTCGAGGCGTTGCGTCGGCACCGCGGCGCCGACCGGCTCGACCTGCTCGCGCACTCGGCCGGTGCCGCGATCGCGGTGCTGTACGCGGCGCGGTACCCGGAGCGGGTGGGCTCGCTGGTCCTCGTCGCACCGAGCCCGCGGGTGGTGGGGGTCGAGGTCACGGACGCGGACCGCCGTGCTGTGGCCGAGCAGCGCCGCGACGAGCCCTGGTTCCCCACGGCGTGGGCCGCGTTCGAGCGCATCTGGTCGGGGGACGCGACGGTCGCGGACGTCGACGCGATCACACCGTTCCTGCACGGCCGCTGGGACGAGGAGCGTCGCGACCTCCTCCCGGCGCTCGACGCCGGCCGCAACGACGAGGCGGCGGCCGCCTACTACGACCTCGATCTCGACGTCGACGGCACCCGTGCCGCGCTCGGCGCATTGCGCGCCCCCGTGCTGCTCGTGGCGGGTGAGCTCGACGTGGCCCTCCCTCCCGCCCGTGCCGCCGACTACGCCGCCCTGTTCCCGGACGCGACCCTCGCGGTGCAGCCCGGGGCGGGCCACTACCCGTGGCTCGACGACCCTGAGCGGTTCGTGTCGGCGGTGAGCGGTTTCCGCCCTCGCTAA
- a CDS encoding type II toxin-antitoxin system death-on-curing family toxin yields MSVWYPTLGTAKLICDRFGLHIRDAGSLASALARPSQVVWGAEAYVGIHAKAAALLDAINRSHPLHDGNKRLSWLLVASFYEVNGYSLVVGPHDGDAFIRAAGGDDHLTLDAIAGWLSDHAVAH; encoded by the coding sequence GTGAGCGTCTGGTATCCGACCCTCGGCACGGCCAAGCTGATCTGCGACCGGTTCGGACTCCACATCCGTGACGCCGGCTCGCTCGCCTCGGCTCTCGCGCGTCCCTCGCAGGTCGTCTGGGGTGCTGAGGCCTACGTCGGGATCCACGCCAAGGCGGCAGCCCTCCTCGACGCGATCAACCGTTCGCACCCGCTCCACGACGGCAACAAGCGCCTCTCGTGGCTCCTCGTCGCGTCGTTCTACGAGGTCAACGGGTACTCGCTCGTCGTCGGCCCGCACGACGGTGACGCGTTCATCCGAGCGGCCGGGGGCGACGACCACCTGACGCTCGACGCCATCGCCGGCTGGTTGTCGGACCACGCCGTCGCGCACTGA
- a CDS encoding sulfurtransferase encodes MSPALPALVTPELLHTTLEASVLPVVVLDATTALATHGDLEPYTAAPLRDAYLEAHVPGAAFVDVTHELSDTAADELFTLPSSEALAAAFGDVGVGDDTHVVVYDNVGNAWATRVWWLLRWLGHDAVSVFDGGLGAWQAAGLPVASGGEDDAAVRATLRTLTPRVRPELLATLPDVERLSAGDAPGVLVNALDPETFRGEQAVCPYPRRGRIPGSVSVPLFELLDLSTGRLLPVAGLRERLQDGGVLGAERAVTYCGGGIAATLPAFAAFVVDGTEVAVYDGSLSEWTADERRPVDIG; translated from the coding sequence ATGTCACCCGCACTGCCCGCGCTCGTCACCCCTGAGCTGTTGCACACCACGCTCGAGGCGTCCGTCCTCCCCGTCGTCGTGCTCGACGCGACCACCGCGCTGGCCACGCACGGCGACCTGGAGCCGTACACGGCTGCTCCGCTGCGCGACGCGTACCTCGAGGCGCACGTGCCGGGGGCGGCGTTCGTCGACGTCACGCACGAGCTGTCGGACACCGCGGCCGACGAGCTGTTCACGTTGCCGTCGTCGGAGGCGCTGGCCGCCGCGTTCGGGGACGTGGGCGTCGGGGACGACACGCACGTCGTCGTCTACGACAACGTCGGCAACGCGTGGGCGACGCGCGTGTGGTGGCTGCTGCGCTGGCTCGGCCACGACGCGGTGTCGGTGTTCGACGGCGGGCTCGGTGCGTGGCAGGCGGCGGGGCTGCCGGTCGCGTCGGGCGGTGAGGACGACGCGGCAGTGCGCGCGACGCTGCGCACGCTGACGCCACGCGTGCGCCCGGAGCTGCTGGCGACGTTGCCGGACGTCGAGAGGCTGTCGGCGGGCGATGCGCCGGGGGTGCTCGTCAACGCGCTCGACCCCGAGACGTTCCGCGGCGAGCAGGCCGTGTGCCCGTACCCGCGCCGCGGCCGCATCCCGGGCAGCGTGAGCGTGCCGCTGTTCGAGCTCCTGGACCTGTCGACCGGCCGGCTCCTGCCCGTCGCCGGCCTGCGTGAGCGGCTGCAGGACGGCGGTGTGCTCGGGGCTGAGCGGGCCGTCACGTACTGCGGCGGCGGGATCGCCGCGACCCTGCCGGCGTTCGCGGCGTTCGTCGTCGACGGCACCGAGGTCGCCGTCTACGACGGCTCGCTGTCCGAGTGGACCGCCGACGAGCGGCGACCGGTCGACATCGGGTGA